Proteins from one Anastrepha obliqua isolate idAnaObli1 chromosome 2, idAnaObli1_1.0, whole genome shotgun sequence genomic window:
- the LOC129238144 gene encoding mannosyl-oligosaccharide alpha-1,2-mannosidase IA-like, whose translation MFALFRSHYWMMLHAWENYKLYAWGKNELRPLSQRPHSGSIFGAYDLGATIVDGLDTLYLMGLEKEYQEGRDWIERKFSLDNISADLSVFETNIRFVGGMLTLYAFTGDNMYKEKAQHIADKLLPAFQTPTGIPYALVNTRTGASRNYGWASGGSSILSEVGTLHCEFVYLSDITGNPLYRERVQTIRQVLKEIEKPKGLYPNFINPKTGKWGQMHMSLGALGDSFFEYLLKAWLQSGQVDEEAREMFDESMVAINEHMIRTSSGGLTYVSDLKFDRLEHKMDHLACFAGGLFALAANTRQNQYANKFMEIGKGLTNTCHESYARTSTKLGPEAFRFSDAAEARALKSQEKYYILRPETIESYFVLWRLTHDQKYRDWGWEAVQALEAHCRTPHGYCGIKNVYQETPQKDDVQQSFFLAETLKYLYLLFSDDSLLPLDEWIFNTEAHPLPIRSANAFYRAAPPAQTQLDENR comes from the exons ATGTTCGCTCTCTTCCGCTCTCATTATTGg ATGATGCTGCACGCCTGGGAGAATTACAAACTCTACGCCTGGGGCAAAAACGAATTGCGGCCGCTCAGTCAACGACCACATTCGGGCagtatttttggtgcctacgaTCTGGGCGCGACCATAGTCGATGGTCTGGACACACTCTATCTAATGGGGTTGGAGAAGGAGTATCAAGAGGGACGCGATTGGATTGAACGTAAATTTTCGCTAGACAACATTAGCGCCGATCTGTCGGTATTCGAAACGAATATCCGTTTTGTTGGTGGCATGCTGACGCTCTACGCTTTCACCGGCGACAACATGTACAAAGAGAAGGCACAACACATCGCTGACAAGCTGTTGCCTGCCTTCCAGACGCCCACCGGCATACCATATGCGTTGGTAAATACACGAACCGGTGCAAGTAGAAATTATGGTTGGGCTTCAGGTGGCAGTTCGATTTTATCCGAAGTTGGCACATTGCATTGCGAATTCGTATATCTGAGTGATATTACCGGTAATCCGCTATATAGGGAGCGTGTGCAAACTATACGCCAAGTTTTGAAGGAGATAGAGAAGCCAAAGGGTCTCTATCCGAATTTCATCAATCCCAAAACGGGCAAGTGGGGACAAA TGCACATGTCGCTGGGCGCTTTGGGCGACAGTTTCTTTGAGTACCTGCTGAAGGCGTGGCTGCAGTCCGGACAGGTAGATGAAGAGGCGCGTGAAATGTTCGACGAATCGATGGTGGCGATTAATGAGCACATGATACGAACCAGTTCGGGTGGGCTGACGTATGTGTCCGACTTGAAGTTCGATCGCTTGGAACATAAAATGGATCACTTGGCGTGCTTTGCAG GTGGTCTCTTCGCCTTAGCTGCTAATACGCGACAAAATCAATATGCCAATAAATTTATGGAAATTGGCAAAGGTCTGACAAATACCTGTCATGAGAGCTATGCAAGAACATCTACCAAATTGGGTCCTGAAGCTTTTCG CTTTAGCGACGCAGCCGAAGCGCGTGCCTTGAAATCTCAAGAGAAATACTACATACTACGACCGGAGACGATCGAGAGTTACTTTGTGTTGTGGCGTTTGACGCACGATCAAAAATACCGCGACTGGGGCTGGGAGGCTGTGCAAGCGCTAGAGGCACACTGCCGCACGCCACATGGCTATTGTGGCATCAAGAATGTGTATCAGGAGACACCGCAGAAGGATGATGTGCAACAGAGTTTCTTCTTGGCGGAGACATTGAAG TACTTGTATTTGCTCTTCTCCGACGACTCCTTGCTGCCGCTAGATGAGTGGATATTCAACACGGAGGCGCATCCGTTGCCCATCCGTAGCGCGAATGCCTTCTATCGCGCGGCACCACCCGCCCAAACGCAACTCGACGAGAATCGTTAA